A single window of Montipora capricornis isolate CH-2021 chromosome 14, ASM3666992v2, whole genome shotgun sequence DNA harbors:
- the LOC138031394 gene encoding uncharacterized protein gives MLSKHLAQTLKPLVGKTDFTVKTTLDFCDQIKHVKLEEDDELVSFDVVSLFTSIPMKLAIQVATDVLSKDDTLYDRTAIPVEDIVDLLEFCLSTTNFKYNNTHYQQIFGTGMGSPLSAVMANLVMDNLEQPALSTSLVQPRFWK, from the coding sequence ATGCTATCTAAGCACCTGGCCCAGACTCTGAAACCTTTGGTTGGCAAAACAGATTTCACGGTTAAAACTACCTTGGATTTTTGCGATCAGATAAAACATGTCAAGCTTGAAGAAGATGACGAACTGGTCTCATTCGACGTTGTTTCTCTTTTCACTTCAATTCCTATGAAACTTGCCATTCAAGTTGCTACCGATGTGTTGTCTAAAGATGACACTCTGTACGATAGAACTGCTATCCCGGTTGAGGACATTGTTGACCTATTAGAATTTTGTTTGTCAACAACAAATTTCAAGTACAACAATACCCACTACCAACAGATCTTTGGTACCGGGATGGGCTCTCCTTTGTCAGCCGTTATGGCAAATCTGGTCATGGACAACCTGGAGCAACCGGCTTTATCCACCTCTCTCGTCCAGCCTCGGTTTTGGAAATGA